The following is a genomic window from Myxococcales bacterium.
CAAGCTTCCTAAAATAACAAATACATGCCAAATGGCATGATGATAAGATATTTTTTTCATTAGATACGTAACACTTCCACCGGTATAAAAAAGCCCACCAATCAACAGCCATTGCATAGCTGCCGGCTCAAGCGCCTGAGCCAGAGGTTTATAGGCAACCACGATCAGCCATCCCATGGCCACATACAAAATAGTTGAGAGTAAACGAAAGCGCCCAGTAAAAAATAGTTTAAAAATCAAACCCATACCTGCCAATGTCCATATGACAGCCATCATGATCAGGGCAAAAGTTCCCTTCATATTGATCAGTAGGAATGGCGTATAGGTACCAGCGATCAACAAATAGATTCCGATATGGTCAAAAATTTTGAATATTTTTTTGGCAGTTAAAAAAGGAAGCGCATGGTACAGGGTTGATGCAGTATATAAAAATATAAGAGAAGATCCGTAGATTGTATAACTTATCAAGTGCAGTGCAGAATGTTTTTGTATCGCCAAGGTGAGGAGA
Proteins encoded in this region:
- a CDS encoding hemolysin III family protein, with translation MNINVKQYSRGEEIANSIIHGIGALFSVVGTTVLLTLAIQKHSALHLISYTIYGSSLIFLYTASTLYHALPFLTAKKIFKIFDHIGIYLLIAGTYTPFLLINMKGTFALIMMAVIWTLAGMGLIFKLFFTGRFRLLSTILYVAMGWLIVVAYKPLAQALEPAAMQWLLIGGLFYTGGSVTYLMKKISYHHAIWHVFVILGSLSHYIAVVRSM